A genomic region of Bdellovibrionales bacterium contains the following coding sequences:
- a CDS encoding class II aldolase/adducin family protein encodes MSLELELIVRQQIILGSRRLYDRGMLASADGNLSYRLSDERIIITPSGVAKAFIKVEDLCVIDLQGRILEGKPSGEMSMHLEVYRQVKKARAVVHAHPPYAVAWSVSHPQLSELPSECLSEIILAVGSIPIVPYARPTTVGMGEVLGSFLPHHRLMILSRHGGLSWGEDLDEAVNGMERLEHSAQILALAKQLGGLSFLPSEEVEALREMRRGIGERTL; translated from the coding sequence ATGAGCTTAGAATTAGAGTTGATTGTGAGACAACAGATCATTTTGGGTTCTCGGCGCCTTTACGATCGAGGTATGCTCGCCTCTGCAGATGGGAATCTCAGCTATCGATTAAGTGACGAGAGAATTATCATTACTCCTTCTGGAGTAGCCAAGGCTTTTATTAAGGTCGAAGATCTCTGTGTCATTGACCTTCAGGGTCGCATTTTGGAGGGAAAGCCTTCTGGAGAAATGTCGATGCATCTTGAGGTCTACCGACAAGTTAAAAAGGCAAGAGCTGTTGTCCATGCTCATCCCCCTTACGCAGTGGCGTGGTCTGTATCTCATCCGCAACTTTCAGAATTACCGAGTGAGTGTCTGAGTGAAATAATCTTGGCTGTTGGCTCCATACCTATAGTTCCCTACGCGCGACCGACAACTGTGGGAATGGGAGAGGTTTTAGGTTCCTTTCTTCCTCATCACCGTTTGATGATACTGAGTCGGCATGGTGGTTTGAGTTGGGGAGAGGATTTAGATGAAGCGGTGAACGGAATGGAGAGATTGGAACATTCTGCTCAAATACTGGCACTAGCGAAGCAATTGGGTGGGCTCAGTTTTTTGCCATCTGAAGAGGTTGAGGCCTTACGTGAGATGCGCCGGGGTATAGGCGAGAGAACTTTATGA